A single Micromonospora sp. CCTCC AA 2012012 DNA region contains:
- a CDS encoding DedA family protein, which produces MDRVLNLLVALPPALVLALVFLLPALEASTFLGLLVPGEIAVLVGGVVAHEGRLPLWAVMVAALAGAALGDQVGYRVGRRHGRRLLARTPRRFVRSGELERALDLVRRRGAMAVVLGRWAAALRALVPGLAGLSGIPQRTFTLANVTGGALWAVTVALLGYLAGASYRLLERRLGWGGEALLALVVLLVLVRIGRARRAARRERRTADTGPR; this is translated from the coding sequence GTGGACCGGGTGCTGAACCTGCTGGTGGCGCTGCCGCCCGCCCTGGTCCTGGCGCTGGTCTTCCTGCTGCCGGCGCTGGAGGCGTCGACCTTCCTCGGCCTGCTCGTGCCCGGCGAGATCGCCGTACTGGTGGGTGGGGTCGTGGCGCACGAGGGCCGGCTGCCGCTCTGGGCGGTGATGGTCGCCGCGCTGGCCGGTGCGGCCCTCGGCGACCAGGTCGGCTACCGGGTGGGGCGGCGGCACGGCCGGCGGCTGCTGGCCCGTACGCCGCGCCGCTTCGTCCGCTCCGGCGAGCTGGAGCGCGCCCTCGACCTGGTCCGTCGGCGCGGCGCGATGGCGGTGGTGCTCGGCCGGTGGGCGGCGGCGTTGCGGGCGCTGGTGCCGGGGCTGGCCGGACTGAGCGGCATCCCGCAGCGCACCTTCACCCTGGCGAACGTGACGGGGGGCGCCCTCTGGGCGGTCACCGTGGCGCTGCTCGGCTATCTCGCCGGCGCGTCCTACCGGTTGCTGGAGCGGCGGCTCGGCTGGGGCGGGGAGGCGCTGCTGGCGCTGGTGGTGCTCCTGGTCCTGGTGCGGATCGGGCGGGCCCGGCGCGCCGCCCGCCGCGAGCGGCGCACCGCGGACACCGGGCCGCGCTGA